From a single Callithrix jacchus isolate 240 chromosome 5, calJac240_pri, whole genome shotgun sequence genomic region:
- the BMP2 gene encoding bone morphogenetic protein 2, producing MVAGTRCLLALLLPQVLLGGAAGLVPELGRRKFAASSSGRPSSQPSDEVLSEFELRLLSMFGLKQRPTPSRDAVVPPYMLELYRRHSGQPGAPAPDHRLERAASRANTVRSFHHEESVEELPETSGKTTRRFFFNLSSIPTEEFITSAELQVFREQMQEALGNNSSFHHRINIYEIIKPATANSKFPVTRLLDTRLVNENASRWESFDVTPAVMRWTAQGHANHGFVVEVTHLEEEQGVSKRHVRISRSLHQDEHSWSQIRPLLVTFGHDGKGHPLHKREKRQAKHKQRKRLKSSCKRHPLYVDFSDVGWNDWIVAPPGYHAFYCHGECPFPLADHLNSTNHAIVQTLVNSVNSKIPKACCVPTELSAISMLYLDENEKVVLKNYQDMVVEGCGCR from the exons ATGGTGGCCGGGACCCGCTGTCTTCTAGCGTTGCTGCTTCCCCAGGTCCTCCTGGGCGGCGCGGCCGGCCTCGTTCCGGAGCTGGGCCGCAGGAAGTTCGCGGCGTCGTCGTCGGGCCGCCCCTCGTCCCAGCCCTCCGACGAGGTCCTGAGCGAGTTCGAATTGCGGCTGCTCAGCATGTTCGGCCTGAAGCAGAGACCCACCCCCAGCAGGGACGCCGTGGTGCCCCCCTACATGCTAGAGCTGTATCGCAGGCACTCGGGTCAGCCGGGCGCACCCGCCCCAGACCACCGGCTGGAGAGGGCAGCCAGCCGAGCCAACACTGTGCGAAGCTTCCACCATGAAG AATCGGTGGAAGAACTACCAGAAACCAGTGGGAAAACAACCCGGCGATTCTTCTTTAATTTGAGTTCTATCCCCACGGAGGAGTTCATCACCTCAGCAGAGCTTCAGGTTTTTCGAGAACAGATGCAAGAAGCTTTAGGAAACAATAGCAGTTTCCATCACCgaattaatatttatgaaatcaTAAAACCTGCAACAGCCAACTCAAAATTCCCCGTGACCAGACTTTTGGACACCAGGTTGGTGAATGAGAATGCAAGCAGGTGGGAAAGTTTTGACGTCACCCCCGCTGTGATGCGGTGGACTGCACAGGGACATGCCAACCATGGATTCGTGGTGGAGGTGACCCACTTGGAGGAGGAACAAGGTGTCTCCAAGAGACATGTTAGGATAAGCAGGTCTTTGCACCAAGATGAACACAGCTGGTCACAGATAAGGCCATTGCTAGTAACTTTTGGCCATGATGGGAAAGGGCATCCTCTCCACAAAAGAGAGAAACGTCAAGCAAAGCACAAACAGCGGAAACGCCTCAAGTCCAGCTGTAAGAGACACCCTTTGTACGTGGACTTCAGTGACGTGGGGTGGAATGACTGGATTGTGGCTCCCCCAGGGTATCATGCCTTTTACTGCCACGGAGAATGCCCTTTTCCTCTGGCTGATCATCTGAACTCCACTAATCACGCCATTGTTCAGACGTTGGTCAACTCTGTGAACTCTAAGATTCCTAAGGCGTGCTGTGTCCCAACAGAACTCAGTGCTATCTCGATGCTGTACCTTGACGAAAATGAAAAGGTTGTATTAAAGAACTATCAGGACATGGTTGTGGAGGGTTGTGGGTGTCGCTAG